One genomic window of Bacillus mycoides includes the following:
- the ytxC gene encoding putative sporulation protein YtxC: MIEICFEEKNDAVHVYRQLTKRTESLYKETSVYLNEQKVVIHIPLCESNYIEKILLPVLLYFIMNVKQNEWIHTILKEKFFYEEQEECHQILHMAHEILKERRKGVARDLTRQKFESYIASSLNDWLCDPLSFSFSSYVRFRLRTYREMIARLAEVAIDEYKMEQEYQMFIETLRQQVSSRKSRLSCVHLIFDESFIFYDDKGRRLKQDKLVQYIDEELLKKQDIYIDTKVIAPLLSISPKKIYLYTKEQDHNMIITLRNVFQERVQLHGLHEFERNVKNLKNKGNALDFLSF; this comes from the coding sequence GTGATTGAAATTTGCTTCGAAGAAAAAAATGATGCTGTGCACGTATACAGACAACTAACGAAAAGAACGGAATCCTTATATAAGGAAACAAGTGTATATTTAAACGAACAAAAGGTTGTTATTCATATACCATTATGTGAATCGAATTATATTGAAAAGATTTTATTGCCAGTATTACTATATTTCATTATGAATGTGAAACAAAATGAATGGATTCATACCATTTTAAAGGAAAAGTTTTTTTATGAAGAACAAGAAGAGTGTCATCAAATATTGCATATGGCACATGAGATTTTAAAGGAAAGAAGGAAAGGAGTAGCCCGTGATTTAACACGTCAAAAATTCGAATCTTATATTGCGTCGTCTTTGAATGATTGGCTTTGTGATCCGCTCTCATTCTCGTTTTCATCATACGTTCGTTTTCGTCTTCGTACATATAGGGAAATGATAGCTAGGCTTGCTGAAGTTGCAATTGATGAGTATAAGATGGAGCAGGAATATCAAATGTTCATTGAGACACTTCGCCAACAAGTAAGTAGCCGGAAATCACGTTTGTCCTGTGTACATCTTATTTTTGATGAAAGTTTTATTTTCTATGATGATAAAGGTAGGCGTTTAAAACAGGATAAATTGGTTCAATATATAGATGAAGAATTATTAAAGAAACAGGATATATATATTGATACGAAAGTAATTGCACCACTTCTTTCTATTTCGCCGAAAAAGATTTATTTATATACGAAAGAACAAGATCATAATATGATTATTACTTTGCGAAATGTATTTCAGGAACGAGTGCAACTACATGGATTACATGAATTTGAGCGCAACGTGAAAAATTTAAAAAATAAAGGTAACGCCCTTGATTTTCTAAGTTTTTGA
- the dnaI gene encoding primosomal protein DnaI has protein sequence MEHIQNSFTKLMENKNFKNRYEVLKAEVMAHPRVKEFIDEHKGEVTTSMIERSLVKLYEYIGQSVGCADCPDLGSCKNMLQGYEPKLVIQGKMIDIQYDRCIRKVAYDERKKYEKLVQSVYMPVDILQATMENLDPSGLDARIDAIGATNEFLNTYEPGKKAQGLYLYGKFGVGKTYLLGAIANELARKKISSMLVYFPEFLREIKSSIQDNSISGKIDAVKRVQVLMLDDIGAEAMSSFVRDDVLGAILQFRMLENLPTFFTSNFDFKQLEHHLTYTQRGEAEEMKAARIMERIKYLAKPIPIGGKNRRNK, from the coding sequence ATGGAGCATATTCAAAATTCATTTACGAAATTAATGGAAAATAAAAACTTTAAAAATAGATATGAAGTCTTAAAGGCAGAAGTGATGGCGCACCCTCGTGTGAAAGAATTTATAGACGAACATAAAGGTGAAGTAACGACTTCTATGATTGAACGAAGTCTTGTGAAGTTATATGAATATATTGGACAAAGTGTAGGGTGTGCGGATTGTCCAGATTTAGGGTCATGTAAAAATATGCTACAAGGATATGAGCCGAAGCTCGTCATCCAAGGTAAGATGATTGATATTCAATACGATCGTTGTATTAGAAAAGTAGCATATGATGAGAGAAAAAAATATGAAAAACTTGTTCAAAGTGTATATATGCCAGTTGACATTTTGCAGGCAACTATGGAAAATTTAGACCCTTCAGGTTTAGATGCACGTATTGATGCAATAGGTGCAACGAATGAATTTTTAAACACATACGAACCAGGTAAAAAAGCACAAGGTTTATATTTGTACGGTAAATTTGGTGTAGGGAAAACGTATCTGTTAGGGGCAATTGCAAATGAGCTTGCGCGAAAGAAAATTAGTTCGATGCTCGTATACTTCCCTGAATTTTTACGTGAAATCAAAAGTTCGATTCAAGATAATTCGATTAGCGGAAAGATTGATGCTGTCAAACGTGTACAAGTATTAATGTTAGATGATATCGGGGCAGAAGCGATGTCAAGTTTTGTACGTGATGATGTACTCGGTGCAATCTTACAGTTCCGTATGTTGGAAAACTTACCGACGTTCTTTACATCTAACTTTGATTTCAAACAGTTGGAACATCATTTAACGTATACACAGCGCGGTGAAGCAGAAGAGATGAAAGCGGCCCGTATTATGGAACGAATTAAATATTTAGCGAAGCCAATCCCAATTGGCGGGAAGAACCGTCGTAATAAGTAA
- a CDS encoding replication initiation and membrane attachment family protein — protein MEKQSWMELLPIDRYKVSAKGLLHNYDRKVLTMLYQPLIGSRAFSLYMTLWGELEQDRVFGKENTHHSLMVTMQMQLPEIYGERVKLEAIGLLNVYIKKEKDIRMFIYELQPPLSPKQFFDDIVLSIFLYNRLSRTKYNQVKQYFLEEEFDFASYENVTRSFNDIFDSFNPGQFEYAQEELRIPKTTIMPSNENGDAPKVWNDFFDFSLFVDGLSALVPKKAITDQVRECVITLAYVYGVDVLSMQNIVLGAVTEIQTIDIERLRKGARDWYQFENGQALPILSERVQPHAARTMKEKEPSTQEEMLMKQLEEISPKQLLKEISGGAEATKADLQIVEDVMMNQKLTPGVVNVLIYYVMLRSDMKLAKTYVEKIAGHWARKKVGTVGEAMALAKEENRQYQEWAETKKKGRTAKKTVRKEMVPDWLKEESKEEEKEPVKNDVSAKKDASTLEDERKRLEEVLKKYKRD, from the coding sequence ATGGAAAAACAGTCATGGATGGAGCTATTGCCGATTGATCGTTATAAAGTAAGTGCGAAAGGGTTGTTACATAATTACGACCGGAAAGTATTAACGATGTTGTATCAGCCGTTAATAGGTAGTAGAGCTTTTAGCTTATACATGACACTATGGGGAGAGTTAGAGCAAGATCGTGTATTTGGAAAAGAGAATACACATCACTCCCTTATGGTGACTATGCAAATGCAACTTCCTGAAATATATGGGGAACGAGTAAAGTTAGAAGCGATTGGTCTTTTAAATGTATATATTAAGAAAGAAAAAGATATTCGAATGTTTATATATGAATTGCAACCACCTTTATCTCCGAAGCAGTTTTTTGATGATATTGTTTTAAGTATCTTTTTATATAATCGCTTGAGTCGGACAAAATACAACCAAGTAAAGCAATATTTCTTAGAAGAAGAATTCGATTTTGCTTCTTATGAAAATGTTACGCGCTCCTTCAACGATATATTTGATTCGTTTAACCCAGGTCAGTTTGAATATGCGCAAGAAGAACTGCGTATCCCGAAAACGACAATTATGCCAAGTAACGAGAATGGGGATGCTCCGAAAGTTTGGAATGATTTCTTTGATTTCTCTTTATTTGTAGACGGACTATCAGCGCTTGTTCCTAAAAAGGCGATTACAGATCAAGTGAGAGAATGTGTCATTACACTCGCTTATGTGTACGGTGTGGATGTGTTATCGATGCAAAATATCGTTCTTGGCGCAGTGACAGAGATACAAACAATTGATATCGAAAGGCTTCGGAAGGGAGCACGCGATTGGTATCAATTCGAAAATGGTCAAGCGTTACCTATATTAAGTGAAAGAGTGCAACCTCATGCTGCTCGTACAATGAAAGAGAAAGAGCCATCTACGCAAGAAGAGATGCTAATGAAGCAGTTAGAGGAAATCTCGCCAAAACAACTATTGAAAGAGATTTCAGGCGGTGCAGAGGCGACGAAAGCGGACTTGCAAATCGTTGAGGATGTAATGATGAACCAAAAGTTAACGCCAGGGGTTGTGAATGTACTTATTTATTACGTTATGCTACGCTCAGATATGAAGCTTGCTAAAACGTATGTCGAGAAGATTGCTGGACATTGGGCGCGAAAAAAGGTCGGTACAGTAGGCGAGGCGATGGCGCTAGCGAAAGAAGAGAATCGTCAATATCAAGAGTGGGCTGAGACGAAGAAAAAAGGTCGTACAGCGAAGAAAACAGTGCGAAAAGAAATGGTACCAGATTGGCTTAAAGAAGAGTCGAAAGAAGAAGAGAAAGAACCTGTGAAAAATGACGTAAGTGCGAAAAAAGATGCAAGTACGTTAGAAGATGAACGGAAACGATTAGAAGAAGTATTGAAAAAATATAAGCGTGATTAA
- the nrdR gene encoding transcriptional regulator NrdR, whose amino-acid sequence MRCPSCFHNGTRVLDSRPVDEGRSIRRRRECESCLSRFTTFERVEESPLIVVKKEGTREEFNKEKILRGLIKACEKRPVSLRQLEEVTQSVERELRNLGISEVKSDMIGEIVMEELRDIDDVAYVRFASVYRQFKDLNVFIEELKDILQKERE is encoded by the coding sequence TTGCGTTGTCCATCCTGTTTTCATAATGGCACAAGAGTGTTAGATTCGCGTCCGGTAGACGAGGGGCGCTCTATTCGAAGAAGAAGAGAGTGTGAAAGTTGTTTAAGTCGCTTTACGACATTTGAAAGAGTAGAAGAATCACCTCTTATCGTTGTTAAAAAAGAAGGAACACGAGAAGAGTTTAATAAAGAGAAAATTTTACGCGGTTTAATTAAAGCGTGTGAAAAAAGACCTGTATCTTTAAGGCAGTTAGAGGAAGTAACACAAAGTGTGGAGCGTGAACTTCGTAACTTAGGTATATCAGAAGTGAAAAGTGATATGATTGGTGAAATTGTTATGGAAGAACTTCGTGATATTGATGATGTTGCTTACGTACGTTTTGCTTCTGTGTATCGTCAATTTAAAGATTTAAATGTATTTATTGAAGAATTAAAAGATATACTGCAAAAAGAGAGAGAGTAG
- the speD gene encoding adenosylmethionine decarboxylase, whose amino-acid sequence MDTMGRHVIAELWDCDFDKLNDMPYIEQLFVDAALRAGAEVREVAFHKFAPQGVSGVVIISESHLTIHSFPEHGYASIDVYTCGDRIDPNVAAEYIAEGLNAKTRESIELPRGTGSFEIKQRETKAL is encoded by the coding sequence ATGGATACGATGGGTCGTCACGTAATCGCTGAACTTTGGGATTGCGATTTCGACAAGCTTAATGACATGCCGTATATTGAACAATTATTTGTGGATGCAGCACTAAGAGCTGGTGCTGAAGTACGTGAGGTTGCTTTTCATAAATTTGCACCACAAGGTGTAAGTGGAGTAGTAATTATCTCGGAATCACATTTAACAATTCATAGCTTTCCGGAGCACGGTTACGCAAGTATTGATGTTTATACTTGTGGGGATCGTATTGATCCAAATGTTGCTGCAGAATATATTGCAGAAGGTTTAAACGCGAAAACGCGTGAGAGCATCGAGCTTCCTCGAGGCACTGGTAGCTTCGAAATTAAGCAGAGAGAAACAAAAGCTCTTTAA